A region from the Mesorhizobium huakuii genome encodes:
- a CDS encoding TrbG/VirB9 family P-type conjugative transfer protein: MRWRASLALSAALLLGTIPGAAARDGRIRYVTFNNDDVTTVRAALGISTMVELSPTEVIETVSAGDTKGWSIIPKRGSRFLFVKPLERDAWTNVNVVTNRRVYSLLLQGTDNDRDRASFQVRFKYPDEDVNARLLSQAKDSAADPDLKDLNYADLNYDYAYKGDDSLKPRTVFDDGTKVFLEFKGDIPAIFVVDDKRQESLVNVRTQGKYTVIDKVARQFTLRADGKTLCLYKQARPNAVDPVEQVYGPTKLTRGSTLFGSSGGR, encoded by the coding sequence ATGAGATGGCGCGCGAGCCTGGCCTTGTCGGCCGCCCTTCTGCTCGGCACGATTCCCGGCGCAGCTGCGCGCGATGGCCGCATCCGATATGTCACCTTCAACAATGACGACGTGACGACGGTACGCGCCGCTCTTGGTATTTCAACGATGGTCGAGCTCAGCCCGACCGAAGTCATCGAAACTGTCTCGGCTGGCGACACGAAGGGCTGGTCGATCATCCCCAAACGCGGGTCGCGGTTTCTATTCGTCAAGCCGCTGGAGCGCGATGCCTGGACTAACGTCAATGTCGTCACCAACCGGCGGGTCTACTCCCTGCTGCTGCAGGGGACTGACAATGATCGGGACCGGGCATCCTTCCAGGTCCGGTTCAAATACCCGGACGAGGATGTCAACGCGCGCCTGCTCTCACAGGCCAAGGACAGCGCCGCCGATCCGGATTTGAAGGACCTGAACTATGCCGATCTCAATTACGACTATGCCTACAAGGGCGATGACAGCCTGAAGCCGCGCACCGTATTCGACGACGGCACCAAGGTGTTTCTGGAGTTCAAGGGTGACATTCCGGCGATTTTCGTGGTCGACGACAAGCGCCAGGAGTCGCTGGTCAACGTTCGCACGCAGGGCAAATACACCGTCATCGACAAGGTCGCGCGGCAATTCACCCTGCGAGCCGATGGCAAGACGCTCTGCCTCTACAAGCAGGCGCGACCCAACGCTGTCGACCCGGTCGAGCAGGTCTACGGTCCAACGAAACTGACACGCGGTTCCACCCTGTTCGGATCCAGCGGAGGACGGTGA
- a CDS encoding virB8 family protein — protein sequence MSTPSQKAADSGNELVDRRYYRAGATWEDDTHRSMRRSRTLAWIVSGVSGLVAVLSLLALVLILPLRQFEPYVVEVDKSTGYLEIMRALKPGDLSQNEAVTAANLVRYIRARETYDSRELKQNYDLAQLYSTDAASKDLTWLFTPANPQSLDKAYGRNVTVAVEIKSVSLLNRNTASVRFATTTRRDNSSTADNWVAVIKFRYTSTPLKNEWRFDNPLGFQVTDYRRDQETAPAAGSLQ from the coding sequence GTGTCAACACCATCGCAAAAAGCTGCTGACAGCGGCAACGAACTCGTGGACAGACGCTATTACAGGGCGGGCGCGACTTGGGAAGACGACACGCACAGGTCAATGCGGCGATCGCGTACATTGGCATGGATCGTCAGCGGCGTTTCCGGACTGGTAGCGGTGCTGTCGCTGCTGGCGCTCGTGCTGATCCTGCCGCTCCGCCAGTTCGAACCCTACGTTGTCGAGGTCGACAAATCGACGGGCTACCTCGAGATCATGCGCGCGCTGAAGCCCGGAGATCTGTCGCAGAACGAGGCCGTCACGGCGGCAAATCTCGTGCGCTACATTCGTGCCCGAGAAACCTACGATTCGCGTGAACTGAAACAGAATTACGATTTGGCGCAGCTCTACTCCACCGACGCGGCGTCGAAGGATTTGACATGGCTTTTCACGCCGGCAAATCCGCAATCGCTGGACAAGGCCTATGGCCGCAATGTCACCGTGGCGGTCGAGATCAAGTCGGTTTCCCTGCTCAATCGCAACACAGCCTCGGTGCGCTTTGCCACGACGACGCGGCGGGACAATTCGTCGACGGCCGACAATTGGGTCGCGGTGATAAAATTCCGCTACACCTCGACGCCGCTCAAGAACGAATGGCGTTTCGACAATCCGTTGGGATTTCAGGTTACGGATTACCGCCGCGACCAGGAAACGGCGCCAGCCGCGGGAAGCCTGCAATGA
- a CDS encoding type IV secretion system protein has protein sequence MNGLAASILGGIDNIGEDFVRTVYMQLGNAMGNVFTLMLTLYIVWWGYSILSGRESISPLEAAYRLGRAVIIYLLLTGWGTFSATIYQLVQSIPDEVGKVIVGAVSRATGNQLSDQAAIPALIDNLYQGAQDVANQVYSGSFYDIFGALLSLLVLLSAIIFAALAIAAIIAAKVMLFITLALAPIWIILWLYRWSSRMSEGFLSLTTFLMIQQILIYGFLGFYFSLVNAALNTATSGGATMDSKMSLVLPLVLVTIIGIYVLMQIPSIASILNGGGYLSTVGAYNPYRNFGRNAVRYSGARWAAGRAARGARQLAANSFRSPRAARADDAARSAIQQGARDNSRPLA, from the coding sequence ATGAACGGTCTCGCCGCAAGCATTCTTGGTGGCATTGACAACATCGGTGAGGACTTCGTCCGCACCGTCTATATGCAGTTGGGCAATGCGATGGGCAACGTCTTCACCCTCATGCTGACCCTCTATATCGTGTGGTGGGGCTATTCGATCCTGAGCGGGCGAGAGTCGATCTCGCCGCTCGAAGCGGCCTATCGCCTCGGCCGCGCCGTCATCATCTATCTGTTGCTGACTGGATGGGGCACATTCTCCGCGACGATCTACCAGCTCGTTCAAAGCATTCCAGATGAGGTCGGCAAGGTGATCGTCGGCGCCGTGTCGCGAGCTACCGGCAATCAGCTCAGCGACCAGGCGGCAATTCCAGCGCTTATCGACAACCTCTACCAAGGGGCGCAGGACGTCGCCAATCAGGTTTATAGCGGATCCTTCTACGACATTTTTGGCGCGCTGCTGTCGTTACTCGTCTTGCTGTCGGCCATCATCTTCGCAGCGCTTGCCATTGCCGCGATCATCGCCGCCAAGGTGATGTTGTTCATCACGCTCGCCTTGGCGCCGATATGGATCATTCTCTGGCTTTACCGCTGGTCCTCGCGCATGAGCGAAGGCTTCCTTTCGCTCACCACCTTTCTGATGATCCAGCAAATCCTGATCTACGGCTTTCTCGGTTTCTACTTCTCGCTCGTCAATGCGGCGCTGAACACCGCCACATCCGGCGGAGCGACCATGGACAGCAAAATGTCGCTGGTGCTGCCCTTGGTGCTGGTGACGATCATCGGGATCTACGTTCTCATGCAGATCCCATCGATTGCTTCGATCCTGAATGGCGGCGGATATCTGAGCACCGTGGGAGCATACAACCCCTATCGAAACTTTGGCAGAAACGCCGTGCGCTACTCCGGTGCACGATGGGCCGCCGGCCGCGCCGCTCGGGGCGCCCGGCAGCTCGCAGCAAACAGTTTTCGATCTCCGAGAGCAGCAAGGGCGGACGATGCGGCTCGGTCCGCCATCCAGCAAGGTGCGCGGGATAACTCCCGGCCTCTGGCCTAG
- a CDS encoding type IV secretion system protein gives MKKIAIAAGMALWTSAALAQIAVIDGANLDVARKNAENTNSIMDSNKDILKKSQEILQALSGSRDGSLGIGQMGLGGNMSIAQAPSFGSILNGGALSFGGLSPEIQKIAGAVINGLQLVKQLQQIAGKETSAVNTAYGGSVNVASLLSALTSQASQGVTQRQQSLQSASGQIGQSQDVKGSVDQNTRMQLENARAVNELIGVQNGAVAALNEKLKGDLLRQSQVQKMMTPRNVNPFAEFGKSGG, from the coding sequence ATGAAGAAAATCGCTATTGCTGCCGGCATGGCGCTTTGGACGAGTGCTGCCCTTGCACAGATTGCCGTCATCGATGGCGCCAATCTCGATGTCGCCCGCAAGAATGCAGAGAACACCAACTCCATCATGGATTCCAACAAGGATATCCTGAAAAAGAGCCAGGAGATCCTGCAGGCCCTCAGCGGCAGTCGTGACGGTTCGCTCGGCATCGGACAAATGGGCCTTGGCGGCAACATGTCGATTGCCCAGGCGCCGTCGTTCGGATCGATCCTGAACGGCGGCGCGCTTTCGTTTGGTGGTCTGTCGCCCGAAATCCAGAAAATCGCCGGCGCCGTCATCAATGGGCTGCAGCTGGTGAAGCAGCTGCAGCAGATTGCCGGCAAGGAGACGAGCGCCGTCAACACGGCCTATGGCGGCAGCGTCAACGTGGCCTCCCTGCTGAGCGCGCTGACTTCGCAGGCCTCGCAGGGCGTCACCCAGCGCCAACAGTCCCTGCAGTCCGCGAGCGGGCAGATCGGGCAGTCGCAGGACGTCAAGGGATCGGTGGACCAGAACACACGAATGCAGCTGGAAAACGCGCGCGCGGTCAACGAACTGATCGGCGTCCAGAACGGCGCAGTCGCGGCCCTGAATGAGAAGCTGAAGGGAGACCTTCTTCGCCAAAGCCAGGTGCAGAAGATGATGACGCCGCGCAACGTCAATCCGTTCGCCGAATTTGGCAAGAGCGGAGGCTAG
- a CDS encoding transglycosylase SLT domain-containing protein — protein sequence MTKRLSSFCLAVALATAESMTVAVAQIAVIDGPNLDKRQEDEQHSTKSDEAKKDETDNKKSVVCTYSNKYRSQMFRRSPTEALQRDAGNVKMIRYYAQKYGVPEGLALSVAYQESRFDTCAGSHTGVKGVMQLTKGTGKSMGLDRDVNEQNVEGGVKYLGMGVKQCGATNYSCLASFYNGSNAGEQNQWAGGVGRWNSYFNDYVSSGKAPAAAPPPFSIVTADGAGGSAQNDAMGAVSKAAGGLDASASEMGANDAAIDALSGSVGQVTEYKDAWELNSSARGINADVTNQYLAQAGGFYDVAGPTSVVAERAGIAVVQAGATAEERLSKSVLL from the coding sequence ATGACGAAGCGGCTTAGCAGCTTTTGTCTGGCCGTGGCTCTCGCGACGGCGGAAAGCATGACCGTGGCTGTCGCTCAGATCGCGGTCATCGACGGGCCGAACCTCGACAAGCGGCAAGAGGACGAGCAGCACAGCACGAAGTCGGATGAGGCCAAGAAGGACGAAACCGACAACAAGAAAAGCGTTGTCTGCACCTATTCGAACAAATATCGCTCACAGATGTTTCGCCGGTCGCCGACTGAGGCGTTGCAGCGCGACGCGGGCAACGTGAAGATGATCCGCTATTATGCGCAAAAATACGGCGTGCCCGAAGGCCTGGCGCTGTCCGTTGCCTATCAGGAATCGCGCTTTGACACATGCGCCGGGAGCCACACAGGCGTCAAAGGCGTCATGCAGCTAACCAAGGGCACCGGCAAGTCGATGGGACTTGACCGCGACGTGAACGAGCAGAACGTCGAAGGCGGTGTCAAATATCTCGGAATGGGCGTCAAGCAATGCGGGGCGACGAATTATAGCTGTCTCGCCTCCTTCTACAACGGATCGAACGCAGGCGAGCAGAACCAGTGGGCCGGCGGTGTCGGCCGTTGGAACAGCTACTTCAACGACTATGTATCGAGCGGCAAGGCTCCGGCCGCCGCACCGCCACCCTTCTCGATCGTCACCGCCGACGGCGCGGGCGGCTCCGCCCAGAACGACGCCATGGGTGCGGTGAGTAAGGCGGCTGGCGGCCTTGATGCAAGTGCATCGGAGATGGGCGCCAACGACGCGGCAATCGACGCGCTGTCGGGCTCTGTTGGCCAGGTGACCGAATACAAGGACGCTTGGGAGCTGAACTCGTCGGCTCGTGGGATCAACGCCGATGTCACCAACCAGTACCTCGCCCAGGCGGGGGGATTTTACGACGTTGCTGGCCCAACTTCTGTCGTTGCAGAACGTGCAGGCATCGCAGTCGTCCAAGCTGGTGCAACGGCCGAAGAGCGGCTCTCCAAATCCGTTCTCTTGTGA
- a CDS encoding VirB3 family type IV secretion system protein, giving the protein MRYEVFALNGILAVIGFIATSSFMLGLGVFGVVHLVSAYLCQRDPYIFHIFERRISKRGAVANITFWGARSYSP; this is encoded by the coding sequence GTGCGCTACGAGGTTTTCGCGCTGAACGGCATCCTGGCGGTGATCGGTTTTATCGCCACAAGCAGCTTCATGCTCGGTCTCGGCGTGTTCGGCGTGGTGCATCTGGTCAGCGCCTATCTGTGCCAGCGCGACCCCTACATATTTCATATTTTCGAGCGGCGCATCTCCAAACGCGGAGCGGTGGCGAACATTACTTTTTGGGGCGCGAGGAGCTATTCGCCGTGA
- a CDS encoding TrbC/VirB2 family protein, which translates to MFALKLALASVVGIALAPATAYAQSAAPVENVLEWFVGVLQGNIARSFAIIAVCFLGFLAMTGRLAWMMAFSIIIGIALIFGAAQLVDAVRATAGGS; encoded by the coding sequence ATGTTTGCCCTAAAACTGGCCTTGGCCTCAGTGGTCGGAATAGCGCTCGCGCCAGCCACTGCGTATGCCCAGTCGGCCGCGCCGGTCGAAAACGTACTGGAGTGGTTCGTCGGAGTTCTGCAGGGCAACATAGCGCGCTCATTCGCCATCATCGCGGTCTGTTTTCTCGGCTTCCTCGCCATGACGGGCCGGCTGGCGTGGATGATGGCTTTTTCCATCATCATTGGCATCGCTCTGATCTTCGGCGCTGCCCAGTTGGTGGATGCGGTTCGCGCGACCGCGGGAGGCAGTTGA
- a CDS encoding lytic transglycosylase domain-containing protein translates to MRSIAQDEGFDADLAEAIAWAESDLGASQGPSKAGALGIMQLMPATAADLGVRDRCDTQANVQAGLRYLKSLYDEFQDPLLMLAAYNAGPNSVYKAQGIPVNPETAEYIVKILNRWKFGGVVKKSALTKSEMLADAPPANEDAWQDGHVMDFGN, encoded by the coding sequence GTGCGTTCGATCGCGCAAGACGAAGGGTTCGACGCCGATCTGGCCGAGGCGATTGCATGGGCTGAAAGCGATCTCGGCGCCAGTCAGGGTCCGTCTAAGGCCGGAGCCCTGGGGATCATGCAGCTGATGCCGGCCACGGCGGCCGATCTCGGCGTGCGGGACCGTTGCGATACGCAGGCAAATGTCCAGGCTGGCCTTCGCTATCTCAAGTCACTCTATGACGAGTTCCAGGATCCGCTGCTGATGCTTGCGGCTTACAACGCCGGGCCCAACAGCGTCTACAAGGCGCAGGGCATTCCGGTGAATCCGGAGACGGCTGAATACATCGTGAAAATTTTGAACCGCTGGAAGTTCGGCGGTGTCGTGAAGAAGTCCGCCCTGACCAAATCCGAAATGCTCGCGGACGCTCCGCCAGCAAACGAGGACGCTTGGCAGGATGGTCATGTCATGGATTTCGGCAACTGA
- a CDS encoding thermonuclease family protein has product MKQASFAVLAAFSMCASAQAQDATNSRVPTPVAVSKSAQLLTGDTWRDGDQLFRLYGVQSCLRGTSAEEPNGNKIDCGNTSLAHLAALFDSAAVSCQPIGYALDKAVFVVCGAQLNGETIDVGTALIATGYAFAATTAKGKAVNENYLVAKSTLR; this is encoded by the coding sequence ATGAAACAGGCGAGCTTTGCAGTGCTGGCCGCATTTTCCATGTGCGCATCGGCACAGGCGCAGGATGCCACCAACTCTAGGGTACCCACTCCCGTCGCGGTATCGAAATCGGCTCAACTGCTGACCGGAGATACCTGGCGTGACGGAGATCAGCTTTTCCGCCTCTATGGCGTCCAGTCATGTCTTCGCGGCACGTCAGCCGAAGAGCCAAATGGGAACAAAATCGATTGCGGGAACACCTCGCTGGCGCATCTGGCAGCCCTGTTCGATAGCGCCGCGGTTTCATGCCAGCCAATTGGCTACGCCCTAGACAAGGCGGTTTTTGTCGTTTGCGGTGCGCAGCTGAATGGCGAAACAATTGACGTTGGCACCGCGCTCATAGCGACCGGATACGCGTTTGCCGCAACAACAGCAAAGGGCAAAGCCGTCAATGAGAACTACCTTGTCGCGAAATCAACGCTAAGATGA
- a CDS encoding response regulator transcription factor yields the protein MFRALVVEDQTLMRLALMNEVQASFEKCVVLGAETLTIATAELQNNHFDLVVIDPGLPGFDPTSQGDRVAVVDRIIEASPSAIHVVVTGSDNRCEADGFRRIGAAAYLGKTGLAPGVFSEVLDDISTKGFSLRLSRAVMTKPDYRFSALTPREQEAIDMMAHRAPGVKRTEIFSLMADRLAIAPGSAEKYYKQARAKLMRQGHRLPRGL from the coding sequence ATGTTTCGTGCCCTGGTGGTCGAAGACCAGACGCTTATGCGTCTGGCTCTGATGAATGAAGTGCAGGCGAGCTTCGAAAAATGCGTCGTCCTGGGCGCGGAAACGCTGACGATCGCTACTGCTGAGCTTCAAAACAATCATTTCGATCTGGTCGTCATCGACCCTGGCTTGCCCGGCTTTGATCCCACCTCACAGGGCGATCGCGTCGCAGTCGTCGATAGGATCATCGAAGCTTCACCCAGTGCAATCCATGTTGTCGTCACCGGTTCCGACAATCGTTGCGAGGCAGATGGTTTCCGCCGAATCGGCGCCGCCGCATATCTCGGCAAAACCGGCCTTGCGCCCGGCGTATTCAGCGAAGTGCTGGACGATATTTCCACCAAGGGATTTTCCTTGCGCCTGTCGCGGGCTGTCATGACCAAACCCGATTACCGATTTTCAGCCCTTACACCGCGCGAGCAGGAGGCCATAGACATGATGGCGCACCGCGCACCTGGCGTGAAACGCACGGAGATATTTTCTCTCATGGCCGATCGCCTCGCCATTGCGCCTGGCTCGGCCGAGAAATACTACAAGCAGGCTCGCGCCAAGCTCATGCGGCAAGGCCATCGGCTCCCGCGGGGGCTGTGA
- a CDS encoding FkbM family methyltransferase — MEPMIVHGIKVPVAPQEVSPVIWRALQSQSYEAKEAKWIFRAVKARDRVLELGSGIGIITALIAKIPGVQVWAFEANPATAELAMRVIAANDLDNVTYSQGILTAGPPRSFTFYVRRDLWMSSTDKDQGPYERELSIVSADVDRFITDHRINALVMDIEGAEKELLQDAQLPGVERIFLELHDHLYGLDGIRNITLALAKKGFAYDPRGSRGPCVLFAKNDGPREYEDVEDVA; from the coding sequence ATGGAGCCCATGATCGTCCATGGAATCAAGGTTCCTGTGGCACCACAGGAGGTTTCGCCGGTTATCTGGAGAGCCCTTCAAAGCCAGAGCTATGAGGCTAAGGAAGCGAAGTGGATCTTCAGGGCGGTCAAGGCGCGCGATCGCGTACTGGAGCTAGGGTCGGGTATCGGCATCATCACCGCACTGATCGCTAAAATTCCCGGCGTTCAGGTGTGGGCTTTTGAAGCAAACCCCGCAACGGCGGAGCTAGCGATGCGCGTGATAGCAGCCAACGATCTCGACAATGTCACATATTCCCAGGGTATCCTCACAGCGGGCCCGCCGCGGTCCTTCACCTTCTACGTTCGCCGCGACCTTTGGATGTCTTCCACGGACAAAGACCAAGGACCCTACGAGCGCGAACTTTCGATCGTCTCGGCCGACGTCGATCGTTTCATCACCGATCATCGAATAAACGCCCTCGTCATGGACATTGAAGGTGCTGAGAAAGAACTTCTGCAGGATGCCCAGCTGCCCGGCGTCGAGCGCATCTTTCTTGAGCTGCACGACCATCTCTATGGCCTTGACGGCATCCGCAACATCACGCTTGCCCTGGCAAAAAAGGGATTTGCCTACGATCCGCGCGGCTCACGAGGACCTTGCGTGCTCTTCGCCAAGAACGATGGACCCCGCGAATACGAGGATGTGGAAGATGTTGCGTAA
- a CDS encoding sensor histidine kinase codes for MKFFNGRLFTVLPYLGMAAALGLSAWTFIQSNCYRQETDAILNQTFEIQWRAAQIRERLIRVYGYLRIADQSGKLDADIDRQMALVSVNVAQLENLPYLNRFFPDHDAALLGGIRQTLEQKIAPLVSARKNYTQAIADMAKLEQSIYEISSSTVDHSATLQQTASIDIAASRNWFIFAIALGLGATFYLVIHQRYALANRRDQHMRSFASLFAHTTRSRVTALRLFLEHSQPDRQPSSEMLEAARSAATELESITNSVLQIAYAPQDSSTMPLGRLLEDIMGERSGLVQIRIDSKAHLHPVPSAPFGLVVNELIENALAASSGVKDARVLVSATVKRHPFLPRTYLVLEVADKGSGMPPAIAAKATNPFFSTRAGNHTGLGLTACSQMVSTLRGKLIINSAPGVGTTVVVRIPLASAAASFWQSFRKYGRTKEHSWGG; via the coding sequence ATGAAGTTCTTCAACGGCCGTTTGTTCACTGTTCTGCCGTATCTCGGTATGGCGGCGGCGCTTGGCCTGAGTGCGTGGACATTCATCCAATCGAACTGCTACCGTCAGGAGACGGATGCCATCCTCAATCAGACTTTCGAGATTCAGTGGCGCGCGGCGCAGATTCGCGAGCGCCTTATAAGGGTGTATGGCTATCTTCGCATTGCCGACCAGTCGGGCAAGCTTGATGCCGACATCGATCGGCAAATGGCGCTGGTGAGCGTCAACGTCGCGCAGTTGGAAAACTTACCCTATCTGAACCGCTTTTTTCCCGATCATGACGCCGCACTCCTGGGCGGGATTCGCCAGACCCTCGAACAGAAAATCGCACCCCTTGTGTCGGCGCGCAAAAACTACACTCAGGCTATTGCCGACATGGCCAAGCTGGAACAGTCAATTTACGAGATCTCCAGCTCCACCGTTGATCACAGCGCCACCTTGCAGCAGACCGCCAGCATCGACATTGCCGCCTCACGCAACTGGTTCATCTTCGCCATCGCGCTTGGCCTCGGTGCCACCTTCTATCTCGTTATCCATCAGCGCTATGCTCTGGCCAACCGCCGCGACCAGCATATGCGCTCGTTCGCGTCGCTCTTTGCGCATACGACCCGATCTCGTGTTACAGCCCTGAGGCTGTTCCTTGAGCATTCACAGCCAGATAGGCAGCCGAGCAGCGAGATGCTCGAGGCGGCGCGCAGCGCCGCAACGGAACTGGAATCGATCACCAATAGTGTGCTCCAAATCGCCTATGCGCCACAAGATTCCAGCACTATGCCGCTCGGCCGACTCCTAGAAGATATAATGGGAGAGCGCAGCGGTTTGGTGCAAATCCGGATCGATTCCAAAGCGCATTTGCACCCCGTGCCCTCGGCGCCGTTCGGGTTGGTGGTGAACGAACTGATCGAAAACGCTCTGGCAGCTTCGTCGGGCGTCAAAGACGCCCGAGTTCTTGTCTCCGCGACGGTCAAGCGACACCCATTCCTCCCGCGCACCTATCTAGTGCTTGAAGTGGCCGACAAGGGCTCAGGCATGCCGCCCGCGATCGCTGCAAAAGCAACCAACCCTTTCTTTTCAACGCGAGCCGGGAACCATACTGGCCTTGGCCTGACCGCATGTTCGCAGATGGTCTCGACGCTCAGAGGAAAGCTCATCATCAACAGCGCTCCCGGCGTCGGTACAACCGTAGTGGTCAGAATCCCGCTGGCCTCCGCCGCAGCTAGTTTTTGGCAATCATTTCGCAAGTACGGGCGAACGAAGGAACACTCGTGGGGCGGCTAG
- a CDS encoding helix-turn-helix domain-containing protein, with the protein MTTLQIMANGLQVSFAEMLAGGKKVPEWAHRLDDNAIRKRLAHIIDFERQRRTLHRYEMAELIGVAEATFTKLERASGNISVDTIAAIAKALKLDPATFLFSEKIPPTADLPVSDQPGR; encoded by the coding sequence TTGACGACGCTGCAGATCATGGCAAACGGCTTGCAAGTGTCTTTTGCAGAAATGCTCGCCGGCGGTAAGAAAGTTCCGGAATGGGCGCATCGGTTGGACGACAATGCGATCCGCAAGCGGCTGGCGCACATCATCGATTTTGAGCGACAACGACGTACTTTGCACCGCTATGAGATGGCCGAACTCATCGGTGTGGCGGAGGCGACATTCACGAAACTGGAACGCGCGAGCGGCAACATCAGCGTGGACACGATTGCCGCGATAGCCAAGGCGTTGAAACTTGATCCAGCGACCTTCCTCTTTTCGGAAAAAATCCCGCCAACAGCTGATCTACCTGTTTCCGATCAGCCAGGGAGGTAG
- a CDS encoding integrase domain-containing protein, with the protein MSHIKASVLLQAAFGLRREEAMKFQPQAAVRADHIALQANWTKGGRARTVPVTTLEQRQVLEHVMRLVPGRGSLIPAQMSNVEQLKRFEYQTLKAGLRNTHGLRHAYSTSRFDRSIV; encoded by the coding sequence GTGTCCCATATCAAGGCCTCCGTTCTGCTCCAGGCGGCGTTTGGCCTGCGGCGCGAAGAAGCGATGAAGTTCCAACCGCAAGCGGCCGTCAGGGCGGACCATATCGCTCTCCAGGCGAACTGGACGAAAGGGGGCCGGGCTCGAACCGTGCCGGTGACCACGCTCGAGCAGCGACAGGTCCTCGAACACGTCATGCGCCTTGTTCCCGGCCGGGGGTCTCTGATCCCCGCGCAAATGAGCAACGTCGAACAGCTCAAGCGGTTCGAGTACCAGACGCTCAAGGCGGGGCTCCGCAACACCCACGGATTGCGCCATGCTTACTCGACGTCTCGGTTCGACAGATCGATCGTCTGA